GCCGCCCACTGCCGCTGACGGTCGAGCACTAGGCCATGGCCACCCCATCCCCGACCGGCGGCGCATCGCTGCGCCGGGACCTCTCCGGACGCCAGCTGAGAATGATCGGCCTCGGCGGCGCGATCGGCACCGGGCTCTTTCTCGGATCCGGACAGGCGATCTCGACCGCCGGCCCGGCGGTCACCATCGCCTACGCGATCGGTGGCGCCGTCGCCGTGACCCTCGCCTACGCGCTCGCCCGCATGATCGCCGCGCATCCCGAGGTGGGCGGATTCGGTGGGATGGCCGAGCGGTACCTGGGCCGGGGCCCCGCCTTCGCCCAGCGCTGGTGGTACTGGATCGCCCAGGTCGTGAACATCGGCGGTGAGGCGCTCGCGGTCGGCATCTACCTGAAGCTGTGGTGGCCGGAGTTGCCCCTGTGGGTGCCCGCGGTGCTGTTCGCGACGCTCGTGCTGGTGGTCAACTCGTTCACGGTCGGCGTGTTCGGCGAGTTCGAGTACTGGTTCGCGATGATCAAGGTGATCGCGATCGTGGTCTTCGTCGGCCTGGGCGCCGTCGCCGTCTTCGTCGGCCTCGGCGGTCGGCCGGCGACCGGGTTGTCGGCCTGGACCGACCATGGCGGCTTCGCGCCGCACGGCATGAGCGGCATCTGGCTCGGCATGGTGCTGGTGACCTTCAGCTACATGGGCACCGAGGCGCTCGCCGTGGCCGCGGGCGAGGCGCGCACCGCCGGCCGGGACGTCGTCTCCGCCACCCGCGGCGTGGTGCTGCGGCTGCTGCTGTTCTACGTCCTCGGCACCGCCGTCGTCGTCTCGATCGTGCCGTGGACCGAGGCGGCGGCGGGCGGCTCGGTCGACGCCAGCCCGTTCGTCCGGCTGTTCGACATCGCCGGGGTGCCGGCCGCGGTGCACGTCATGAACCTCGTGGTGCTGACCGCCGCGCTGTCCGCGATGAACACGAACGTCTACGTCGCCAGCCGCACGCTGTACGGACTGGCCGGCAGCGGCCAGGCCCCGCGGGTGTTCGGCCGGGTCAACAGGCGCGGCGTTCCGCTCCCCGCGCTGCTGGTCTCCGGCGCCGGGCTGCTGTTGGCCGCTCTGCTCGCGGCGGTCGTCCCGGAGCGGGCCTTCCTCGCGCTGGTCGGGCTCTCCCTGTCGGGGGCGGTGCTGACCTGGATCCTCATCCTCGCCACCTACCTCGCCTACCGCCGTGCGGAACGCCCGGCGGACCCCGTGCTGGCCGGGGCCGTGGTGCTGGCCATCGTCGTCCTGGCCGCGGTGCTGGTGACCATGGCGGTCAGCGACACCTTCAGCGTGCCGGTGCTCAGCGGGGCGCCGCTGCTGCTGGCGGTCCTGGTGGCGTACGCGGTCCACGCCCGGCATCGCCGGTCGGTCGGGGTGCCGGAGCCGGACGCCGCCGAGCCCGTCGGGGCACGGTGACCGATGACCGGTCCCGGCCTCGCCACCCCGCCACCACGTGCCGCGTTGGTCTCGCTGCTGGTGGGCGACACCCCCGTGGCCTCCGTGCCGGTGACGGCCGGCGGCCGTGAGGGGATGCTGCGGCTCAAACTCGAGTCGTTCAACCCGTGCGGATCGATCAAGGACCGCACCGCCGTCGCCCTGTTCGACTCCGTCACCGACCAGCTCGACCCGGTCAGCGGCATCGTCGAGTCCACGTCGGGCAATCTCGGCGTGGCCCTGGCCGCGCTGTCGTCGGCCGCGAACGTGCCGTTCACCGCGGTCGTCGACCCGCGCACCCCGGCCTACGCGGTCCGCCAGCTGCACCGCCTCGGCGCCTCGGTGGTGGTGGCCACCGACGAGGACGGCCGGGGCGGCTACCTGCTCAGCCGACTTGAGACGGTCGAACGGATGCTCGCCGAGCGGCCCACCCTGCGCTGGACCAACCAGTACGAGAATCCCGCCAACCCGGGCGCGCACGAGGGCGGCACCGCGCCGGAACTGGCCCGGCAGGTTCCCGCCGACACCGTCGTCCTGGTCGCCGTCTCCACCGGCGGCACCCTGGCCGGGATGCGCAGCTACGCCGCCCGCGCGACGAAGTGGACGGTCGTCGGTGTCGACGTGCCGGGCTCGTACGCGGTCGGGCACACCGAGGGGCCGCGGCTGCTGTCCGGCATCGGCTCCAGCAAACACTCCGGTTTCGTCGCCGCGGGCGACGGTCCGATCGAACGGGTCCGTCCCGCCGACGCGGTCGCCGCCTGTGTCTGGCTGCTGGAGCAGACCGGCATCGGGGTGGGCGCCAGCTCGGGCGCCCTGGTGGCGGCGGCCCTGCGGCTGATCGAGCGGGACCGGCTGAGCGACGTCGTCTGCGTCTGCGCCGACGGCGCCGGCAACTACCTGGACACGGTCTACTCACCGGCCTGGCGGGCGGTGCACGGGCTCGGCGCGGAACCGCCGGCCGCCGCCTGCGGTCCGGTGGAATGGAGTAGCGCGTGACCGCGGAACCGATGCGGGACTGGTTCGACCGCGCGGGCGTGCGGGTGGATCCGCGCCGGGTGCTCACCGACGAGCTGGACGGCGGGAAGGTGCTCTTCCCGGCCCGGCTGATCCCCTACCTCGGCCACCGACTGGTGGACCGCCTGGACGACGAGGCCCGGGCGGCGTTGGTCGCCCGGCACACCTACCACTACTTCGCGTTCACGGCCCACTTCGAGACGAGGGTCGTCAACCGGGCCACGGAGATGCTCGCGAACGGCCGGGCGGACGTGCCGTTGCGCCGGGACGTCCGGTTCGACGCCTACAAGATCTACTGCGACGAGGCGTACCACGCGCTCTACTCGTTCGACGTGGTGCGACAGTTGGAGTCGGCGAACCGGGTCGCGGCACTGCCGTACGACTTCACCCCGTTCCTGAACCGTCTCGACGGCATCTCGTCCGACGTCATGCCGCGCCGCGGGACGCTGCCGCAACTGTTGCAGGTCGTCGTCTTCGAGACGCTGGTGACCACCCTGCTGGCCGAGTTGCCGAACGACCCCGACCTGGTCGGGCTGGTTCGCGAGACGGTCCGCGACCACGCCCGGGACGAGGGTAGGCACCACGCCTTCTTCGCCCACCTGTTCCGCGAGTTGTGGGCGGGGCTCGACCCGGCCGCACGCCGGGAGACCGCCAGATGTCTGCCCCGGTTGATCGGGCACAGCCTGCGGCCGGACCTGCGGCCCGCACGGGCCAACCTGGCCGCCGCGGGACTCACCCCCGCGCAGGTCGAAGAGGTGGTACGTGACGTCTACCACCCGGATTCCGTGCGGCGGGGCGCACGCGAGCAGGCCGTCCAATCCGTCAAACTGTTCCGCTCCTGCGGTGTGCTCGACCTGCCCGAGGGGCTCGACGCCTTCCACGAGGAGGGACTCCTGTGACCACCTCAGTCGGCCGATGGTTCACGGCCGGACTGCCCGGGCTGCGCGGGCCGGGCGGCGTCGCGGTGCTGTCCCGCGCGGACGTCCTGCGCTGCCTCGACGCGCTCGACGTGGTGGCGCTGGTCCGGCGCACCCTCGCCGACCACGACGCGGGGCGCTGCGTGCTGCCCGGCGAGGCATACCTGCGCTGGAACAACGGCCGGGGCGCGTACACCCGGTCGATCGGGATGCCCGCGGCGGTGCCGGGCGCCTACGGGATGAAGATCATCAACGCCAGCGTCTCGAACCCGGCGGTCGGGCTGGAGCGCGCGAGCGGGGTGGGGCTCTGCTTCGACCCGGAGACCGCCCGGATCACGGCCGTCGTGGAGGTCGGGATCATCAGCGCCGTACGCACCGCCGCCGTCTCCGCCGTCGCCGTCGACCTCACCGGGCACACGGACGCGGAGAGCCTGACCGTGCTCGGCTGCGGAGCGCAGGGCGGCACCCACGCGGCCCTGTTCCTCGAGACCCTTCCGTGCCTGTCCCGGGTCACGCTCCACGACCGCGTCGGCGCCTCCGCCCGCGGCCTCGCGGAACGCCTGCGCCGGCTCCGCCCCGGGCTGGACGTACGCATCACCGCCGAGGCGGCCCCGGCCGTCGCGGCCGGGCAGGTGATCATCGCCACGACCACGGCGGACGAGGGCTATCTGCCGCCGGAGTGGATTCCCGCCGGCGCCCTGGTCGTCAACGTGTCGCTGGCGGACCTGACCGCCGAGGCGCTGCTCGCCGCCGGCGCCCTCTACGTCGACGACGTCGATCTGGTCGCGGAGAACCCCAGACGCCCGCTCGGCGGACTCATGGCGCACGGTCGGGTGACCCGCCCCGGCTCGACGACCGGCCGGGCGATCGACGGCACGATCGGCGGCCTGATCACCGGCCGGCACCAGCGCGTACCGACACGTTCCTACGCCGTGGTGAATCCGTTCGGCATGGGCGTGCTCGACGTCGCCCTGATCGAGGAGGTACGCCGCCACGCCGCCGCCGCGGGCCTCGGGTCGACGGTGGACCTCGGATGACCGGGACCCGGCGCAGCCTCATCTCCCTGCGCGATCTCACCGCCGCCCAGCTCACCTGCCTGGTCGAGGCCGCCGTCCGGGTCGCCGACGACCCGGGCGCGGTGCCGCCGACCCTGACCGGCACGGTGGTGGCGACACTCTTCGAACGCACGTCGACCCGGACCCGCACCGCGTTCGGCGTGGCGGCGCTCCGACTCGGCGCGCAGGTGCTCGACTACGGGCCGGCGAGCCTGCAGACGAACACCGGCGAGTCCGCCGAGGA
The genomic region above belongs to Micromonospora sp. WMMD1128 and contains:
- a CDS encoding amino acid permease, giving the protein MATPSPTGGASLRRDLSGRQLRMIGLGGAIGTGLFLGSGQAISTAGPAVTIAYAIGGAVAVTLAYALARMIAAHPEVGGFGGMAERYLGRGPAFAQRWWYWIAQVVNIGGEALAVGIYLKLWWPELPLWVPAVLFATLVLVVNSFTVGVFGEFEYWFAMIKVIAIVVFVGLGAVAVFVGLGGRPATGLSAWTDHGGFAPHGMSGIWLGMVLVTFSYMGTEALAVAAGEARTAGRDVVSATRGVVLRLLLFYVLGTAVVVSIVPWTEAAAGGSVDASPFVRLFDIAGVPAAVHVMNLVVLTAALSAMNTNVYVASRTLYGLAGSGQAPRVFGRVNRRGVPLPALLVSGAGLLLAALLAAVVPERAFLALVGLSLSGAVLTWILILATYLAYRRAERPADPVLAGAVVLAIVVLAAVLVTMAVSDTFSVPVLSGAPLLLAVLVAYAVHARHRRSVGVPEPDAAEPVGAR
- a CDS encoding pyridoxal-phosphate dependent enzyme; its protein translation is MTGPGLATPPPRAALVSLLVGDTPVASVPVTAGGREGMLRLKLESFNPCGSIKDRTAVALFDSVTDQLDPVSGIVESTSGNLGVALAALSSAANVPFTAVVDPRTPAYAVRQLHRLGASVVVATDEDGRGGYLLSRLETVERMLAERPTLRWTNQYENPANPGAHEGGTAPELARQVPADTVVLVAVSTGGTLAGMRSYAARATKWTVVGVDVPGSYAVGHTEGPRLLSGIGSSKHSGFVAAGDGPIERVRPADAVAACVWLLEQTGIGVGASSGALVAAALRLIERDRLSDVVCVCADGAGNYLDTVYSPAWRAVHGLGAEPPAAACGPVEWSSA
- a CDS encoding diiron oxygenase encodes the protein MTAEPMRDWFDRAGVRVDPRRVLTDELDGGKVLFPARLIPYLGHRLVDRLDDEARAALVARHTYHYFAFTAHFETRVVNRATEMLANGRADVPLRRDVRFDAYKIYCDEAYHALYSFDVVRQLESANRVAALPYDFTPFLNRLDGISSDVMPRRGTLPQLLQVVVFETLVTTLLAELPNDPDLVGLVRETVRDHARDEGRHHAFFAHLFRELWAGLDPAARRETARCLPRLIGHSLRPDLRPARANLAAAGLTPAQVEEVVRDVYHPDSVRRGAREQAVQSVKLFRSCGVLDLPEGLDAFHEEGLL